Proteins encoded within one genomic window of Lusitaniella coriacea LEGE 07157:
- a CDS encoding ATP-binding response regulator: MTKILVIEDEGAVRNNILMLLKAEGFQVSGAENGEVGIEMAKEHPPDLIICDILMPGVDGYGVLTQLRQSRTTAFIPFIFLTAKAERSEVRQGIELGADDYLTKPFDADELLGAIAARLKKQEQLYQRFDLLSDELDRFEQLVTAKDEMLTHFNEQMRSPLSNLRLVVEMLSNESEPEKRDRYLEILRSEFEREIALLNQVSELQKLLTPENVNLLSKFNMLKPQ, encoded by the coding sequence ATGACTAAAATTTTGGTGATTGAAGATGAGGGCGCTGTTCGGAATAATATTCTGATGCTCCTCAAGGCAGAAGGATTTCAGGTTTCGGGGGCGGAAAATGGCGAGGTGGGGATTGAGATGGCAAAAGAACACCCACCAGATCTGATTATTTGCGACATTTTGATGCCCGGTGTTGATGGCTACGGCGTTCTGACGCAATTGCGGCAAAGTCGGACAACGGCGTTTATTCCCTTTATTTTTCTTACGGCTAAAGCCGAACGTTCTGAAGTTCGGCAAGGAATCGAACTGGGTGCGGACGATTATTTGACAAAACCTTTTGATGCTGACGAACTTTTGGGCGCGATCGCGGCTAGATTAAAAAAACAAGAGCAACTATACCAGCGCTTTGATTTGCTCTCTGATGAACTCGATCGCTTCGAGCAACTGGTTACAGCAAAAGACGAGATGCTTACCCATTTCAACGAACAAATGCGCAGTCCTCTCTCCAACCTGCGTCTTGTGGTTGAGATGCTGTCCAATGAGTCAGAACCGGAAAAGCGCGATCGCTATCTCGAAATCCTGCGTTCGGAATTTGAGCGCGAAATCGCCCTACTCAATCAAGTTTCCGAACTACAAAAATTGCTCACGCCCGAAAACGTGAACTTGCTCTCTAAATTTAATATGCTCAAACCCCAGTAA
- a CDS encoding MerR family transcriptional regulator has product MKSLQQYASDDPHWSLEDFVQIVNALLPQYLPIQKAHSRVREEVSPRLVRHHTSLGAMDEPLKVGRYAVYTYRHLLQLLVVRRLMAQGYGASAIDTLTVSQGNEELEALLHGGAQLSVTPANPALGFLQQVQQRDKQFVARPPATISSLPASAEAWLRLTILPGLELHVREDFNFPKSPQERQNLVQLIAQKLFALLPSAKNRHEHTPD; this is encoded by the coding sequence ATGAAATCGTTACAGCAATATGCCAGCGACGATCCCCATTGGTCTTTGGAGGATTTTGTGCAGATTGTCAATGCGCTCCTTCCCCAATATCTCCCGATTCAAAAAGCACACAGTCGAGTCCGCGAGGAAGTTTCGCCGCGTTTAGTGCGCCACCATACCAGTTTGGGGGCAATGGACGAACCCCTGAAAGTCGGTCGCTACGCCGTCTATACCTATCGCCATTTATTGCAACTGTTGGTCGTGCGGCGGTTAATGGCGCAGGGGTATGGTGCGAGTGCGATTGACACGCTCACCGTTTCCCAAGGTAATGAGGAACTCGAAGCCTTATTACACGGCGGCGCGCAACTCAGCGTTACGCCAGCGAACCCAGCGTTAGGCTTTCTCCAACAAGTCCAGCAACGGGATAAACAGTTTGTCGCAAGACCTCCAGCTACAATTTCGTCTCTCCCCGCTTCTGCTGAAGCGTGGTTGCGGTTGACGATTTTACCGGGGTTAGAACTGCACGTTCGCGAAGACTTTAATTTCCCCAAAAGTCCCCAAGAACGGCAAAACCTCGTGCAACTCATCGCTCAAAAATTGTTTGCTCTCTTACCTTCCGCTAAAAATCGCCATGAACACACCCCAGATTGA
- a CDS encoding MFS transporter codes for MLADVFLKFNQGRYRILHLTWFAFFLSFVVWFNFAPFKSTVQADLGLTEAQVRTILICNVALTVPARVIIGMLLDKYGPRLTYSVLLMFAAIPCTTFALAQDFSHLVLSRLALSIVGAGFVIGIRMTAEWFPPKEIGLAEGIYGGWGNFGSAAAAFSLPVIAAWLSFGAINPATGDPMLNWRLAIGGTGIIAAIYGLIYFFNAEDTPPGKVYQRPRSARGLEVTTKRDFWFLMLMNAPLSGILMLLAWRLMKVKFYDQNTMYIVWLALLGLYAFQAYNCWTVNKDLLAGRKRYPAEDRYNFSQVAILELTYIVNFGSELAIVSMLPNFFEQTFSLSVAQAGMIASSYAFMNLVSRPGGGLISDSLGSRKQTMAILTFGMGIGYLLMSTVSSNWWLPGAVMLTMACSFFVQAAEGSTFAIVPLIKRRVTGQIAGNVGAYGNVGAVAYLTIFSLLPIWIGGEAEPTTATLIQANTIFFQVLGVASLIVAFLCWFVLKEPKGSFAEHHEGEVSELEPAFTPAHSSTTSSDESARLY; via the coding sequence ATGCTCGCTGACGTATTCCTAAAATTCAACCAAGGTCGATATCGAATATTACATTTGACCTGGTTTGCCTTCTTCCTCTCCTTCGTCGTTTGGTTCAACTTTGCCCCTTTCAAAAGCACCGTTCAAGCAGATCTCGGTCTAACGGAAGCGCAAGTCCGAACCATCCTTATTTGTAACGTCGCCCTAACCGTTCCCGCCCGCGTAATCATCGGGATGCTCCTAGACAAATACGGGCCAAGACTAACCTACTCAGTGCTGCTGATGTTTGCAGCCATCCCCTGTACCACCTTTGCCCTCGCCCAAGACTTCAGTCACCTCGTCCTCAGTCGCCTTGCCCTCAGCATCGTCGGTGCAGGCTTCGTGATTGGGATTCGCATGACCGCAGAATGGTTTCCCCCCAAAGAAATCGGTTTAGCCGAAGGCATTTACGGTGGTTGGGGCAACTTCGGTTCCGCAGCCGCAGCCTTCAGCTTGCCCGTTATCGCCGCTTGGCTCTCCTTTGGTGCAATCAACCCCGCCACTGGAGATCCCATGCTCAACTGGCGCTTGGCAATCGGCGGAACGGGAATTATCGCTGCAATCTACGGCTTAATCTACTTCTTCAACGCCGAAGATACCCCTCCCGGCAAAGTTTATCAGCGTCCTCGCAGCGCCAGAGGATTGGAAGTCACCACCAAACGCGACTTCTGGTTCCTGATGCTAATGAACGCTCCCCTCTCCGGCATTCTCATGCTCCTGGCTTGGCGTTTGATGAAAGTCAAATTCTACGACCAGAACACGATGTACATCGTCTGGCTCGCTCTCCTCGGCTTATACGCCTTCCAAGCCTACAACTGCTGGACAGTTAACAAAGATTTGCTCGCAGGACGCAAGCGCTATCCTGCCGAAGACCGCTACAACTTCTCCCAAGTTGCAATTCTCGAACTGACCTACATCGTTAACTTCGGTTCCGAACTTGCCATCGTTTCGATGCTGCCTAACTTCTTCGAGCAAACCTTCTCCCTCAGCGTTGCCCAAGCCGGAATGATTGCTTCGAGTTACGCCTTCATGAACCTCGTATCTCGTCCTGGTGGCGGTTTAATCTCCGACTCCCTCGGAAGTCGCAAGCAAACAATGGCAATTCTGACCTTTGGCATGGGAATCGGTTATCTGCTCATGAGTACCGTCAGCAGCAACTGGTGGCTTCCCGGTGCAGTCATGCTCACAATGGCGTGTTCCTTCTTCGTCCAAGCCGCAGAAGGCTCAACCTTTGCCATCGTCCCCCTAATTAAGCGTCGCGTCACCGGACAGATTGCAGGAAATGTGGGCGCATACGGCAACGTCGGTGCAGTGGCATACCTCACCATCTTCAGCCTCTTGCCCATCTGGATTGGGGGAGAAGCCGAACCCACGACAGCAACCCTCATTCAAGCCAACACCATCTTCTTCCAAGTTCTGGGTGTTGCCTCGTTGATTGTGGCATTCCTCTGCTGGTTCGTTCTCAAGGAACCCAAAGGCTCCTTCGCCGAACACCACGAGGGGGAAGTGTCCGAACTCGAACCCGCATTTACTCCCGCCCATTCCTCAACAACGTCCTCTGACGAATCGGCACGACTCTACTAA
- a CDS encoding ATP-binding protein produces the protein MLPFFADVSKAGALFPMQDSAANRAIVPSSLTVSADTPVGDAIARVNQSDTNVIFVVKPIEESAKRLVGVFAEQDVVELVASGVDWSEWTVESAMSEAPIQLRASEQNDPFATLKLFCQHQLRYLPVVGNRGELVGAISANELLDEIATEEYRETETSSRNESPLPHEQLQQELDYRQATETEIRRLNDKLKEQFIAHQLLVENWRTSEMQMRALFGQMTEIVIVVDDQLQEIRILPTNTALLYDPELDVLDQTVQHFFHSNQTQVFTQQIRSVLARQKTLNFEYSLTINETDIWFDACISPISDNLVLWIARDITQRKRAEMETLKALTQAQELNELKSRFVSMTSHEFRTPLAIIKSSTQLLQRYEWSKEERDAQLNQILSAVQHMLQLLNDVLTLGKAEAGKFDFNPVSLELTQFCENLIQEIQTSFDARDRVTFTANSPQENGLIEARMDEKLLRQILTNLLSNALKYSDRDSLVRFTLTVDSDIHSGEKRAIFQVEDRGIGIPPEEQSLLFESFHRAKNVGTIPGTGLGLPIVKKCVDLYGGTIACESRIGEGTTFEIVLPLY, from the coding sequence ATGCTACCTTTCTTCGCCGATGTATCGAAAGCTGGAGCGTTATTCCCGATGCAAGATTCTGCTGCTAATCGAGCGATTGTTCCGTCTTCCCTAACTGTCTCAGCAGACACGCCTGTAGGGGACGCGATCGCGCGCGTGAACCAATCCGACACAAACGTCATTTTTGTCGTCAAACCCATAGAGGAAAGCGCGAAACGGTTAGTTGGAGTGTTTGCAGAACAAGATGTCGTGGAACTCGTGGCATCGGGCGTAGATTGGTCTGAATGGACGGTGGAATCGGCAATGAGCGAAGCTCCCATTCAACTTCGAGCCTCCGAGCAAAACGACCCCTTCGCAACCCTAAAACTATTTTGTCAACATCAACTGCGTTATCTTCCGGTGGTGGGCAATCGCGGAGAATTAGTAGGCGCAATTTCTGCCAACGAACTGTTAGATGAGATCGCAACAGAAGAGTACCGGGAAACCGAGACATCCAGCAGGAACGAATCTCCGTTACCCCACGAACAATTACAACAAGAACTCGATTATCGTCAAGCAACAGAAACCGAAATTCGCAGGCTAAATGACAAACTCAAAGAGCAATTTATCGCACACCAATTACTCGTAGAAAATTGGCGCACGAGCGAGATGCAAATGCGCGCCTTATTCGGGCAAATGACGGAAATTGTGATCGTTGTTGACGACCAATTACAGGAAATCCGGATCTTACCCACGAATACCGCACTTTTATACGACCCCGAACTCGACGTTCTCGATCAAACCGTACAGCATTTCTTTCATAGCAATCAAACTCAAGTCTTCACGCAACAAATTCGCTCGGTTTTAGCGCGTCAAAAAACCCTGAATTTTGAATATTCTTTAACAATTAATGAAACTGATATTTGGTTTGATGCGTGCATTTCTCCAATCTCAGACAATTTAGTTCTCTGGATTGCTCGCGATATTACCCAACGCAAACGTGCGGAAATGGAAACCCTCAAAGCATTGACCCAAGCGCAAGAACTCAACGAACTCAAATCGCGCTTTGTTTCTATGACCTCTCACGAATTCCGCACCCCTCTTGCCATTATTAAATCCTCCACTCAACTCCTACAGCGCTACGAATGGTCGAAGGAGGAACGAGATGCCCAATTGAATCAGATTTTGTCAGCCGTTCAGCATATGTTGCAACTGCTCAACGATGTATTGACTCTAGGAAAAGCAGAAGCGGGAAAATTTGACTTCAATCCCGTTTCCTTGGAACTGACTCAGTTTTGCGAGAATCTGATACAAGAGATTCAAACAAGTTTTGATGCGCGCGATCGCGTGACCTTTACCGCGAACAGTCCGCAGGAGAATGGTCTAATTGAGGCTCGAATGGATGAAAAATTGCTCAGGCAAATTCTCACCAACTTACTCTCAAATGCCTTGAAATATTCCGATCGCGACAGTCTCGTTCGGTTTACGCTTACCGTTGACTCCGACATTCATTCCGGGGAAAAACGAGCAATCTTCCAAGTGGAGGATCGAGGGATTGGGATTCCCCCAGAAGAACAATCGCTTTTATTTGAATCTTTTCATCGGGCGAAAAATGTGGGGACGATTCCCGGAACGGGTTTGGGGTTGCCGATTGTGAAAAAATGTGTCGATCTCTACGGCGGGACAATTGCGTGTGAGAGTCGCATCGGTGAAGGAACTACGTTTGAAATTGTTTTACCTTTATATTAA
- a CDS encoding SUMF1/EgtB/PvdO family nonheme iron enzyme: MTWEKVLELLINYGLASIFFALAAHSLVQYVEGEETLWRVIAFASAGIITAFFTKILKQVGEQLEELIANWIVKGLQGIYDRIVSVLEVIGWKLSFQFRGKYYQSLIYDCRDYRTLGLKTKGEFQLDLEKVFVPLRVKPESVERISPDLIQSYNTIEGSSIWDFLVASRTTRQFQHMAIIGAPGSGKTTLLEHLTLTYAKNRQRRRHPKAPKLIPILLYLRDKQVQDAIADSKTLADAIAQQDSIQELNPPPRWFEERLRNHQCLVMLDGLDEVADKTQRKNASRWVRAQIKKYPKARFILTSRPFGYQDAPVEGVGVILDVKPFNLAQMRKFIENWYLQNEVMRRQGKEDPGVRKEARKQSSDLIHRIQNSPPLAAMALNPLLLTMIATVHSYRGALPGRRVELYSEICDVLLGRRQEAKGLTNSLTAEQKKAVLQVLALELMKRETLKFKPAEGSTLIQNKLATVAGREMEPLEFLEQVEKLSGLLVEREKDVYAFAHKSFQEYLAAVQIKESNQETLLSENISVPWWDETIRLYAAQSDATNLIRAALSDSTVVSLTLALDCLEEGLSVEPEVREQLNDKLEAGLESTDPDIFRLAAEVQLARRLRNLLRIDENLAIDRSAVTRAEFQLFLNEQFDGQPQFSPGTAKQPITGISFQQALGFCFWLSAKASDLNGQSTDYYRLPTVTETQNYSAQEREDLGYWTVGGSNTEEKGLRIVKTQTPSIFQFDTVFVNAQGQEVQRERHYARYFTEDLGKGVALEMVYIPGGIFMMGSPEEEGRDNEHPQHEVTIQPFCMSKFQITQAQWKAVAVLPKVKRDLQPDPSNFTKDLAQSGKTRWDRPVETVSWYDAVEFCARLSRLTGREYSLPSEAQWKYACRAVISGASRNPTYSPFHFGATLTDKLANYDASKTYAKEPQGEDRKQTTPVGSFPPNAFGLYDMHGNVWEWCADAWHKNYEGAPNNENIWSSSDKSIYALRGGSWYYDPGCCRSACRYGYDPDGQLNDIGFRVARSAPRTP; encoded by the coding sequence ATGACCTGGGAAAAAGTTTTAGAGTTACTCATAAACTACGGTTTGGCAAGCATTTTTTTTGCTCTTGCCGCTCATTCTTTGGTTCAGTATGTTGAGGGGGAAGAGACGTTATGGCGGGTTATTGCCTTCGCCAGTGCGGGCATTATAACGGCGTTCTTCACTAAAATTCTCAAACAGGTTGGAGAACAGCTCGAAGAACTCATCGCCAACTGGATTGTTAAGGGGCTTCAAGGAATTTACGATAGGATTGTCAGCGTCCTGGAAGTGATTGGATGGAAGTTAAGCTTTCAATTTCGGGGTAAGTACTACCAGAGCTTGATTTACGACTGTCGCGACTATCGAACGCTGGGATTAAAAACTAAGGGAGAATTTCAACTTGATTTAGAGAAAGTCTTTGTCCCGTTGAGAGTGAAGCCGGAAAGTGTAGAGCGTATTTCGCCCGATTTGATTCAGTCGTACAATACCATTGAAGGATCGAGCATTTGGGACTTTTTAGTTGCCAGTCGCACCACGCGACAATTTCAACACATGGCGATTATTGGCGCGCCCGGTTCTGGGAAAACGACGCTGTTGGAGCATTTAACCCTCACTTATGCAAAGAATCGCCAACGCCGACGACACCCAAAAGCGCCGAAACTAATTCCCATTTTGCTTTATTTGCGGGATAAACAAGTTCAGGACGCGATCGCGGACTCTAAAACTTTAGCAGACGCGATCGCGCAACAAGACTCCATTCAAGAACTTAATCCACCGCCTCGTTGGTTTGAAGAACGGTTACGCAACCATCAATGTTTGGTCATGCTCGACGGACTCGATGAAGTCGCCGACAAAACCCAACGCAAGAACGCGAGTCGCTGGGTTAGGGCGCAAATTAAAAAGTATCCCAAAGCCCGTTTTATCCTCACCTCGCGACCCTTCGGCTATCAGGACGCGCCCGTAGAAGGAGTTGGTGTAATTCTGGACGTAAAGCCCTTCAATCTGGCTCAAATGCGGAAATTCATCGAAAACTGGTATCTGCAAAACGAAGTCATGAGACGGCAAGGGAAGGAAGATCCCGGCGTTCGGAAAGAGGCTCGAAAACAGTCTAGCGACCTGATTCATCGCATCCAGAACAGTCCCCCCCTCGCGGCGATGGCGCTCAACCCCCTGCTGCTGACGATGATTGCCACGGTTCACTCCTATCGCGGCGCGCTACCTGGACGGCGCGTCGAACTCTACAGCGAAATCTGCGATGTCCTCCTAGGACGGAGACAAGAGGCGAAAGGTCTGACTAATTCCCTCACCGCAGAGCAGAAAAAAGCCGTGCTGCAAGTCCTTGCTTTGGAACTGATGAAGCGCGAAACGCTGAAATTTAAGCCAGCAGAGGGAAGCACTCTCATTCAAAACAAGCTGGCAACTGTCGCGGGACGCGAAATGGAACCCCTGGAGTTTTTGGAGCAAGTGGAGAAGTTGAGCGGTTTACTCGTCGAACGGGAAAAAGACGTTTATGCCTTTGCCCACAAAAGTTTTCAGGAATATTTAGCTGCGGTTCAAATTAAAGAGTCCAACCAAGAAACCCTCTTAAGCGAGAACATCAGCGTCCCGTGGTGGGATGAAACCATTCGCCTTTACGCCGCTCAAAGCGATGCAACGAACTTGATTCGCGCTGCGCTGTCCGATTCAACCGTTGTTTCTTTAACTCTCGCCCTCGATTGCCTTGAAGAAGGTTTAAGCGTCGAACCCGAAGTGCGCGAACAACTCAACGATAAGTTAGAAGCGGGATTGGAATCGACTGACCCGGATATTTTTCGTTTAGCCGCAGAAGTCCAACTTGCGCGGCGACTGAGAAATCTGTTGCGGATTGATGAAAACCTCGCAATCGACCGCAGCGCTGTTACCCGCGCCGAATTTCAACTGTTTCTCAACGAGCAGTTCGACGGACAGCCGCAGTTTTCACCGGGAACGGCAAAACAACCCATAACGGGAATCAGTTTTCAGCAAGCGTTGGGATTCTGTTTCTGGTTGAGTGCAAAAGCTTCTGACTTGAACGGTCAAAGTACCGATTATTACAGGTTGCCGACAGTAACGGAAACCCAAAATTATTCAGCGCAAGAACGCGAGGATTTAGGATACTGGACAGTGGGAGGAAGCAATACAGAGGAAAAGGGTTTGCGAATCGTTAAAACCCAAACGCCTTCTATTTTTCAATTCGATACGGTTTTTGTGAACGCTCAAGGACAGGAAGTTCAACGGGAACGCCACTATGCCCGATACTTTACCGAGGATTTGGGTAAGGGGGTTGCGTTGGAAATGGTCTACATTCCTGGCGGGATCTTCATGATGGGTTCGCCAGAAGAGGAAGGACGCGATAACGAACATCCTCAACACGAAGTTACAATTCAACCCTTTTGCATGAGCAAGTTCCAAATCACGCAGGCGCAGTGGAAAGCCGTCGCCGTGCTGCCGAAAGTCAAACGCGACCTCCAACCCGACCCATCCAACTTTACAAAAGACCTCGCTCAAAGCGGGAAAACTCGGTGGGATCGACCCGTCGAAACCGTGTCCTGGTACGATGCAGTGGAATTTTGCGCCCGACTGTCCCGACTCACCGGACGGGAATACAGTCTGCCCTCTGAAGCGCAGTGGAAATATGCCTGTCGTGCAGTCATCAGTGGAGCGAGTAGGAATCCGACTTATTCTCCCTTCCATTTCGGCGCAACCCTAACGGATAAATTAGCGAATTACGATGCTAGTAAAACCTACGCGAAGGAACCCCAGGGAGAAGATAGAAAACAAACCACTCCTGTAGGCAGTTTTCCTCCCAATGCCTTTGGCTTGTACGATATGCACGGTAATGTGTGGGAGTGGTGCGCTGACGCTTGGCATAAGAATTATGAGGGAGCGCCCAACAATGAGAATATATGGTCATCTAGCGATAAAAGTATTTACGCACTACGCGGCGGTTCCTGGTACTACGATCCTGGGTGTTGTCGCTCTGCGTGCCGGTACGGCTACGATCCCGATGGTCAGCTCAACGATATCGGGTTTCGCGTTGCCCGTTCCGCCCCGAGGACTCCTTAG
- a CDS encoding TFIIB-type zinc ribbon-containing protein, whose amino-acid sequence MSMKCPTCKRPVLQKVTLEESLLANRCDKCEGNWIDSEQYWSWLDAHSETLPEKEPEVSFEINDSQKAKLCPQCNRILIKYKVGRGTNFHLDHCSSCNGVWFDKNEWETLKARNLHDEIHCIFTQSWQRQVRQEEIEENLDLIYTQKFGSEDYQELQKIKAWLNDRPQKLALLAYLNDENPYKLSPPANL is encoded by the coding sequence ATGTCAATGAAGTGTCCGACGTGCAAACGCCCAGTTCTACAAAAAGTGACCCTAGAAGAATCTCTTCTCGCCAATCGCTGCGACAAATGCGAAGGAAATTGGATTGACTCAGAACAGTATTGGTCCTGGCTTGATGCGCATAGCGAAACCCTGCCTGAAAAAGAACCAGAAGTTTCTTTCGAGATTAACGATTCGCAAAAAGCAAAACTTTGCCCTCAGTGCAATCGGATTTTAATTAAATATAAAGTGGGGCGTGGCACAAACTTTCACCTCGATCATTGCAGTTCTTGTAATGGAGTCTGGTTCGACAAAAATGAGTGGGAAACCCTCAAAGCACGCAATCTTCACGATGAAATTCACTGCATCTTTACTCAATCGTGGCAGCGACAGGTTCGACAAGAAGAAATAGAAGAGAATCTCGATCTTATTTACACTCAGAAATTTGGTTCGGAAGATTATCAGGAATTGCAAAAAATTAAAGCATGGCTCAACGATCGTCCCCAAAAACTCGCATTGTTAGCCTATCTGAATGATGAAAACCCTTATAAGCTTTCACCCCCTGCTAATCTCTAG
- a CDS encoding molybdopterin oxidoreductase family protein encodes MDSVKTLCPYCGVGCGLELSPPAAIGRATNRDSQGNPIWRVKGDREHPSSKGHICVKGGTITESLEKDRLKYPMMRDSLDEPFQRVSWDEALNKIVERIQTLRNEQRVDAICMYGSGQFQTEDYYTAQKLLKGCLGTNNFDANSRLCMSSAVAGYIQSLGSDGPPCCYDDLELTDCAFLIGTNTAECHPIVFNRLRKYHKKNRKVKMIVVDPRRTATAEAADLHLAIQPGTDIDLLNGIAHLLMRWGKIDTLFMDDCTRGFPQYAAILWHYPPELVARKCGIRLDELEQAARYWADSERVLSLWSMGINQSSEGTAKVRTIINLHLMTGNIGKPGAGPFSLTGQPNAMGGREAGGLAHLLPGYRVVKNPEHRAEVEQVWGLEPGSISPHPGRDAWSMITGLETGDVGLLWIAATNPAVSMPDIERTKAALRQSPLTVYQDVYDPIETSSYAHILLPAAQWSEKTGIMTNSERTVTLCPQFRPPPGEARADWEIFAEVGRRLGFEREFDFVDAAEVYGEFVQLTQGRLCDMTGLSHERLREGPIQWPCPQGDDGTAHDKRLYTDFRFPTPDGRARFGAFHSNGLAEPTDADYPFVLTVGRLYEHWHTMTRTGRIEKIMKKHPKPFLEIHPRDARKLGIEEGNWIEARSRRGVAYFSVRVTKAIARGTVFAPMHWGALWAKRSEVNALTHSEACPISLEPELKACAIRLIPVRGEEEIESAIEQEFPEPTPVG; translated from the coding sequence ATGGATAGCGTTAAAACACTCTGCCCTTACTGTGGCGTTGGTTGCGGACTCGAACTCTCTCCCCCCGCCGCCATCGGACGCGCGACGAATCGAGACAGTCAAGGCAATCCTATTTGGAGAGTCAAAGGCGATCGCGAACATCCTTCTAGTAAAGGGCATATTTGTGTCAAAGGGGGAACCATTACAGAATCTCTCGAAAAAGATCGCCTCAAATATCCCATGATGCGCGACTCCCTCGACGAACCCTTTCAGCGCGTCAGTTGGGACGAAGCCCTCAACAAAATTGTCGAACGCATCCAAACCCTCCGCAACGAACAACGGGTTGATGCCATTTGTATGTATGGTTCCGGGCAATTCCAAACCGAAGACTACTACACCGCCCAAAAACTCCTCAAAGGCTGTCTCGGTACGAACAATTTTGATGCCAATTCCCGCCTTTGTATGTCCTCTGCTGTCGCGGGTTATATTCAAAGTTTGGGTTCTGACGGGCCCCCCTGTTGCTACGACGACCTCGAACTCACCGACTGCGCCTTTCTCATCGGCACGAATACCGCCGAATGCCACCCCATTGTTTTCAATCGCCTGCGCAAGTACCACAAGAAAAATCGCAAGGTTAAAATGATTGTCGTCGATCCTCGGCGCACTGCAACGGCGGAGGCTGCGGATTTACACCTTGCCATTCAACCCGGTACGGATATCGACCTCCTCAACGGTATCGCGCACCTGTTGATGCGTTGGGGAAAAATCGACACGCTGTTTATGGACGATTGCACCAGAGGCTTTCCCCAATATGCGGCAATTCTTTGGCATTATCCTCCCGAACTCGTCGCGAGGAAGTGCGGCATTCGTCTTGATGAATTGGAACAAGCCGCTCGCTATTGGGCAGATTCCGAACGGGTTTTATCCCTGTGGTCGATGGGGATCAATCAATCCTCCGAAGGAACCGCAAAAGTCCGCACGATTATTAACCTGCACCTGATGACTGGGAATATTGGCAAACCCGGTGCAGGGCCCTTTTCTCTCACAGGTCAACCCAATGCAATGGGAGGACGAGAAGCGGGGGGATTGGCGCACCTTTTGCCGGGATATCGGGTGGTAAAGAACCCCGAACATCGGGCTGAGGTGGAACAAGTGTGGGGATTGGAACCCGGTTCGATTTCACCCCATCCGGGTCGCGATGCTTGGAGTATGATTACGGGATTGGAAACGGGAGATGTGGGCTTACTTTGGATTGCGGCGACCAATCCGGCGGTGAGTATGCCGGATATCGAGCGCACAAAGGCGGCGCTGCGGCAATCACCCTTGACGGTGTATCAAGATGTCTACGATCCCATAGAAACCTCTTCTTACGCCCATATCCTGCTTCCAGCGGCGCAATGGAGTGAAAAAACAGGTATTATGACGAATTCTGAACGAACGGTTACGCTTTGTCCTCAATTTCGCCCCCCACCGGGAGAAGCGAGAGCGGATTGGGAAATTTTTGCGGAAGTGGGTCGTCGTTTGGGGTTTGAGCGAGAATTTGACTTTGTAGATGCGGCGGAGGTTTATGGGGAGTTCGTGCAACTCACTCAAGGGCGACTCTGCGATATGACCGGACTCAGCCACGAACGCTTGCGAGAGGGGCCCATTCAATGGCCTTGTCCCCAGGGGGATGACGGGACGGCGCACGATAAGCGCCTCTATACGGATTTTCGCTTCCCCACTCCCGACGGACGCGCCCGCTTTGGGGCGTTCCACTCCAACGGGTTGGCAGAACCAACGGATGCGGATTATCCCTTTGTGCTGACGGTGGGACGACTCTACGAACACTGGCACACGATGACGCGCACGGGTCGAATTGAGAAGATTATGAAGAAACACCCGAAACCGTTCTTGGAAATTCATCCCCGCGATGCGCGGAAATTGGGGATTGAAGAAGGAAATTGGATTGAGGCGCGATCGCGCCGTGGCGTGGCATACTTCTCTGTTAGAGTCACCAAGGCAATTGCGCGAGGAACGGTTTTTGCACCCATGCACTGGGGCGCGCTGTGGGCAAAACGCTCGGAAGTGAATGCCCTAACCCACTCGGAGGCTTGTCCGATTTCTCTCGAACCGGAGTTGAAAGCCTGTGCGATTCGGCTGATTCCCGTGCGGGGAGAAGAGGAGATCGAATCTGCCATCGAGCAAGAATTCCCCGAACCCACCCCTGTGGGATAG